One window from the genome of Magnetococcales bacterium encodes:
- a CDS encoding ankyrin repeat domain-containing protein, whose amino-acid sequence MTALEHGGHLDSHDSEGWTPLHRAIQEEMDKLALRLLHAGVDVNATDHYLWTPLHWATVRGNHPLVLMLVEHGAKVDATDLDLETPLHWAASWNHVEVARTLLSHGADIEARDRYGDTPFYQACQEGNLEVATLLLANGARWDIVNLEGNQPLHCAIFFGHDAITSLLIAKGTNVNARTPTGRPPLHLAVERNSLGLISQLLRAGADPALADQEGETASALALRLDLGHLVPLLEEHDALRAKKSKAKSKTLGASPPNPHW is encoded by the coding sequence ATGACCGCTCTCGAACATGGGGGCCATCTTGATTCCCATGACAGCGAGGGCTGGACCCCACTGCATCGGGCCATCCAGGAAGAGATGGACAAACTGGCACTCCGCCTGTTGCACGCCGGCGTCGATGTCAACGCCACCGACCACTACCTTTGGACACCGCTCCATTGGGCGACGGTCCGGGGCAACCACCCCCTGGTCCTCATGCTGGTGGAACACGGCGCCAAAGTGGACGCCACCGACCTCGATCTGGAAACGCCGCTGCACTGGGCCGCTTCCTGGAACCATGTGGAAGTGGCACGGACTCTTCTCAGTCACGGCGCCGACATCGAGGCCAGGGACCGCTACGGAGATACCCCGTTTTATCAGGCCTGTCAGGAAGGCAATCTGGAGGTGGCCACGCTGCTGCTCGCCAATGGCGCCCGCTGGGACATCGTCAATCTTGAAGGAAACCAGCCGCTCCACTGCGCCATTTTCTTCGGCCATGACGCCATAACGTCCCTGTTGATCGCCAAGGGAACCAACGTCAACGCTCGAACCCCCACCGGACGCCCACCCCTGCATCTGGCCGTGGAACGCAACAGCCTGGGACTCATCTCGCAACTGCTGCGGGCAGGGGCCGATCCCGCCCTCGCCGATCAGGAGGGTGAAACCGCTTCGGCACTGGCGCTGCGCCTTGACCTCGGGCACCTCGTCCCCTTGCTGGAAGAACATGATGCCCTTCGGGCAAAAAAGTCAAAGGCAAAGTCAAAAACATTGGGGGCTTCGCCCCCAAACCCCCACTGGGA